From one Babesia bovis T2Bo chromosome 3, whole genome shotgun sequence genomic stretch:
- a CDS encoding BSD domain family protein has translation MASNVAIINGIQGTYNIQDGFLFFHAAGGTFKWSFATWLKYEKSKKSAKVRIRFTEGPLKLAEDESNSSILEKDVIIVDFGNDRDTLEAFCSLISAQGAAAQVESTSQATAGPGSSKKDEDASAPVKAPVAKEPVNESIQNNRKKVLETNPDIAQLYQQLVLSADGVEEGVVSAEDFWNHHSIDLLATLSQSEAPSHLDGFIATPPINEFVNGQRLYRYTPELGKALLNEDATIRALHKQFVLGKQYPEESFWKRILQSRHFYYLIGEKIPENQILYDEIKGTPIKPVVTVPPSASNVLGKVDIHSDLIRLDDLKKRRKISQSVKQLLGRNFEPDYRATLFDRFNAHGAKIIDTCKDSGADTGSLANLQVIEDRAEGERKRKIADVVCHDLIGSRLLGDPGNDELCIIRSLNMPGDSIEGQDLGDQQNTTSNARSTSDIVADTQGWLAEMREFDILKHVRTSLCDDYTNRRMFILNTKLCQSEKITQTVPLEYDTLTISKMRQFQLSIMEILQIYYKTLLPEEHKRLKLLLAIRQIKQNIESQQDFVGSAHAAKALQTGLMNQITAVEVYDAKLKAYVAGLRNQAQQRMSQPR, from the exons ATGGCATCAAATGTTGCTATTATTAATGGTATACAAGGTACCTATAACATACAGGATGGATTTCTCTTTTTCCATGCTGCCGGGGGTACCTTTAAGTGGTCCTTTGCAACATGGCTTAAATATGAGAAATCAAAGAAGAGTGCTAAGGTCAGGATCCGATTTACTGAAGGTCCTCTTAAATTAGCGGAAG ATGAATCGAATTCCAGTATATTGGAGAAGGATGTGATAATTGTTGATTTTGGCAATGACCGTGATACTCTAGAAGCGTTTTGCAGTTTGATTTCTGCTCAAGGGGCTGCTGCACAGGTTGAAAGCACTTCTCAAGCTACTGCTGGTCCTGGTTCGTCCAAGAAGGACGAAGATGCCTCGGCACCTGTGAAAGCTCCAGTGGCCAAGGAGCCTGTGAACGAGTCCATACAAAACAATCGTAAAAAGGTGTTAGAAACTAATCCAGATATAGCTCAACTATATCAGCAATTGGTTTTATCTGCTGATGGCGTTGAGGAGGGGGTGGTATCCGCTGAGGACTTTTGGAATCACCACAGTATAGATTTGCTTGCAACTCTGAGTCAATCAGAGGCGCCATCGCACTTGGATGGCTTTATCGCAACACCCCCTATAAATGAATTTGTCAATGGTCAGCGTTTATATAGGTACACTCCTGAACTGGGCAAGGCCCTCTTGAACGAGGATGCCACTATTCGCGCTCTTCACAAGCAGTTCGTGCTTGGTAAGCAGTATCCTGAGGAAAGCTTTTGGAAGCGAATATTGCAATCACGTCACTTTTACTACTTGATTGGTGAGAAGATTCCTGAAAACCAGATCCTTTATGACGAGATTAAGGGTACTCCCATTAAACCTGTGGTAACGGTGCCTCCCTCTGCTAGCAATGTACTTGGCAAGGTGGATATCCATAGTGACCTGATCCGTCTAGATGACTTAAAGAAGCGCAGGAAGATTTCGCAATCTGTCAAACAGCTCCTTGGTAGGAATTTTGAGCCCGACTACAGGGCAACGCTGTTCGATCGGTTTAACGCGCATGGTGCCAAAATCATTGACACATGTAAGGATAGCGGCGCTGACACTGGATCTCTGGCAAACTTGCAGGTTATCGAGGATCGCG CTGAGGGCGAGCGCAAGCGGAAGATTGCTGACGTCGTATGTCATGATCTTATTGGATCCCGCTTGCTTGGCGACCCTGGTAACGATGAGCTGTGCATTATAAGGTCACTCAACATGCCgggtgacagcattgaaGGACAGGACCTAGGAGATCAACAAAATACCACTTCAAATGCGCGCTCTACGAGTGATATTGTCGCTGATACACAGGGATGGCTGGCTGAGATGCGTGAGTTTGACATACTGAAACACGTGAGGACGTCATTGTGTGATGACTACACCAACAGACGCATGTTCATTCTGAATACAAAGTTATGCCAATCCGAGAAGATTACTCAGACGGTGCCGT TGGAATACGACACGTTGACTATAAGTAAGATGCGCCAGTTCCAATTGAGCATTATGGAGATTCTTCAGATATACTACAAGACGTTATTGCCCGAGGAGCACAAGCGATTGAAGTTATTGTTGGCTATTCGTCAGATTAAGCAGAACATTGAGAGTCAGCAGGACTTTGTTGGTTCCGCCCATGCAGCCAAAGCTCTGCAGACGGGTTTGATGAACCAGATAACTGCTGTTGAGGTATACGATGCAAAGTTGAAGGCTTACGTTGCCGGTCTCCGTAACCAAGCGCAGCAGCGCATGTCACAACCCCGTTAA